A single window of Nicotiana tomentosiformis chromosome 1, ASM39032v3, whole genome shotgun sequence DNA harbors:
- the LOC104093685 gene encoding large ribosomal subunit protein uL14mz isoform X1 translates to MAASSSSRLVRVVGRSLFSGLCNNPDGLIRSTREMTCNHLLQQQRTFIQMRTNLKVVDNSGAKRVMCIQALKGKKGARLGDTIVCSVKEAQPGGKVKKGDVHYGVVVRAAMPRGRCDGSEVKFDDNAVVLINKHGEPIGTRVFGPVPHELRKKKHVKILSLAEHIA, encoded by the exons ATGGCTGCATCTTCTTCTTCACGGTTGGTTCGTG TAGTGGGCCGTTCATTGTTCAGTGGCCTCTGCAACAATCCTGATGGTTTAATAAGATCAACACGCGAGATGACGTGCAATCATTTGTTACAG CAGCAAAGGACCTTCATACAGATGAGGACGAATCTGAAAGTGGTAGACAATTCAGGTGCAAAGAGAGTGATGTGCATCCAAGCACTGAAGGGCAAGAAAGGAGCAAGATTAGGAGACACAATAGTTTGCTCAGTGAAGGAAGCTCAGCCAGGTGGGAAAGTGAAGAAAGGAGATGTTCATTATGGTGTTGTCGTTCGTGCTGCTATGCCAAGGGGCCGCTGTGATGGGAGCGAAGTAAAGTTTGATGACAATGCTGTGGTGCTTATCAACAAGCATGGTGAACCGATTGGAACCAGAGTTTTTGGTCCAGTGCCCCATGAGTTGAGGAAAAAGAAGCATGTTAAGATTCTTAGTCTTGCAGAGCATATTGCCTAA
- the LOC104093687 gene encoding NAD-dependent malic enzyme 59 kDa isoform, mitochondrial isoform X1, which produces MLRAARSAASNLRGIRRFSTAIPSPSIVHKRGADILHDPWFNKDTGFPMTERDRLGLRGLLPPRVISFEQQYERFMESFHSLEKNTEGQPDSVVSLAKWRILNRLHDRNETLYYRVLIDNIKDFAPIIYTPTVGLVCQNYSGLFRRPRGMYFSAKDKGEMMSMIFNWPSTQVDMIVLTDGSRILGLGDLGVQGIGIPIGKLDMYVAAAGINPQRVLPVMLDVGTNNQKLLEDPLYLGLRQPRLEGEEYLSIVDEFVEAVHARWPKAVVQFEDFQAKWAFETLDRYRKKFCMFNDDIQGTAGVALAGLLGTVRAQGRPLTDFANQKIVVVGAGSAGLGVLKMALQAVSRMGGSSADPHFFLLDKNGLITKHRKDIDLAALPFAKAQHEIEELGLQEGAGLLEVVKKVKPHVLLGLSGVGGIFHEEVLRAMRESDSVRPAIFAMSNPTNNAECCPLDAFKLAGEKIVFASGSPFANVDLGNGKIGHVNQANNMYLFPGIGLGALLSGARNISDTMLEAAAECLASYMSDDEIKRGILYPSINDIRDITAEVGAAVLRAAVAEDLAEGHGDVGARELQHMSKEESIEYVRSNMWYPVYGPLVHD; this is translated from the exons CTACGGCTATTCCATCTCCAAGTATCGTCCACAAGCGTGGTGCTGATATTCTTCACGATCCTTGGTTCAACAAG GACACAGGATTCCCTATGACGGAAAGAGATCGATTGGGGCTGCGCGGTCTCCTCCCACCACGTGTAATATCCTTTGAACAGCAATATGAGCGCTTCA TGGAATCATTTCATTCGCTTGAGAAAAATACTGAAGGTCAACCAGACAGTGTTGTCTCGCTAGCAAAATGGAGGATCTTAAACAGGCTGCATGACAGGAATGAGACATTGTACTACCGA GTTCTAATTGACAATATCAAAGATTTTGCTCCCATAATATACACTCCAACAGTAGGATTGGTTTGCCAAAACTACTCTGGCTTGTTTAGACGTCCACGTGGCATGTATTTCAGTGCCAAAGATAAGGGAGAGATGATGTCAATGATCTTTAACTGGCCTTCTACTCAG GTAGACATGATTGTGCTGACAGATGGAAGCCGTATTCTTGGCCTTGGCGATCTTGGAGTTCAGGGGATAGGTATACCAATTGGCAAACTTGACATGTACGTAGCAGCTGCTGGTATCAACCCACAAAGA GTGCTCCCAGTCATGCTTGACGTTGGTACCAACAATCAGAAGCTTCTGGAAGACCCTCTTT ATCTTGGGCTGCGACAACCTAGGCTGGAAGGAGAAGAATATTTGTCAATAGTTGATGAATTTGTGGAAGCTGTTCATGCTCGTTGGCCAAAGGCTGTTGTGCAG TTTGAGGATTTTCAAGCAAAGTGGGCTTTTGAGACACTGGATCGCTATCGGAAAAAGTTTTGCATGTTCAATGATGACATACAG GGAACAGCCGGTGTTGCTCTTGCTGGGCTATTAGGAACTGTTAGGGCACAGGGCCGGCCATTGACTGATTTTGCCAATCAAAAGATAGTGGTAGTCGGAGCAGGAAG TGCGGGGCTTGGTGTTCTTAAGATGGCATTACAAGCTGTTTCAAGAATGGGTGGATCATCAGCAGATCCCCACTTTTTTCTTCTGGATAAAAAT GGTCTTATCACGAAACATAGGAAAGATATTGATCTAGCAGCATTACCATTTGCTAAAGCCCAACATGAGATTGAGGAGTTAGGACTACAGGAGGGAGCAGGTCTCCTTGAAGTG GTAAAAAAGGTGAAGCCTCATGTGCTTCTTGGTTTGTCAGGAGTTGGAGGTATATTTCATGAGGAG GTGCTGAGGGCCATGCGAGAGTCAGATTCTGTTAGACCTGCTATTTTTGCCATGTCAAATCCCACAAACAATG CTGAATGCTGCCCTCTTGATGCTTTCAAGCTTGCTGGGGAAAAAATTGTTTTTGCTAGTGGGAGTCCCTTTGCAAATGTTGATCTAG GGAATGGTAAGATAGGCCATGTAAATCAAGCGAATAACATGTATCTCTTCCCTGG CATTGGTCTGGGAGCTCTTCTCTCTGGCGCTCGAAACATAAGTGATACAATGTTAGAAGCAGCTGCTGAGTG CCTCGCTTCTTACATGTCAGATGAcgaaatcaaaagaggaattttGTATCCATCCATTAACGA TATTCGGGATATTACAGCAGAGGTTGGAGCTGCTGTTTTACGGGCTGCTGTAGCTGAAGACCTGGCAGAAGGTCACGGTGATGTTGGGGCAAGAGAGTTGCAGCATATGTCAAAG GAGGAGTCCATTGAATACGTGAGAAGTAATATGTGGTACCCTGTCTATGGTCCTCTTGTTCATGATTAG
- the LOC104093687 gene encoding NAD-dependent malic enzyme 59 kDa isoform, mitochondrial isoform X2 encodes MVAELLLRLDSTIYFDIFWPLRIWLNGKVESFHSLEKNTEGQPDSVVSLAKWRILNRLHDRNETLYYRVLIDNIKDFAPIIYTPTVGLVCQNYSGLFRRPRGMYFSAKDKGEMMSMIFNWPSTQVDMIVLTDGSRILGLGDLGVQGIGIPIGKLDMYVAAAGINPQRVLPVMLDVGTNNQKLLEDPLYLGLRQPRLEGEEYLSIVDEFVEAVHARWPKAVVQFEDFQAKWAFETLDRYRKKFCMFNDDIQGTAGVALAGLLGTVRAQGRPLTDFANQKIVVVGAGSAGLGVLKMALQAVSRMGGSSADPHFFLLDKNGLITKHRKDIDLAALPFAKAQHEIEELGLQEGAGLLEVVKKVKPHVLLGLSGVGGIFHEEVLRAMRESDSVRPAIFAMSNPTNNAECCPLDAFKLAGEKIVFASGSPFANVDLGNGKIGHVNQANNMYLFPGIGLGALLSGARNISDTMLEAAAECLASYMSDDEIKRGILYPSINDIRDITAEVGAAVLRAAVAEDLAEGHGDVGARELQHMSKEESIEYVRSNMWYPVYGPLVHD; translated from the exons ATGGTAGCAGAACTACTACTGAGGCTTGATAGCACCATCTACTTTGACATCTTTTGGCCCCTACGGATTTGGCTCAATGGCAAAG TGGAATCATTTCATTCGCTTGAGAAAAATACTGAAGGTCAACCAGACAGTGTTGTCTCGCTAGCAAAATGGAGGATCTTAAACAGGCTGCATGACAGGAATGAGACATTGTACTACCGA GTTCTAATTGACAATATCAAAGATTTTGCTCCCATAATATACACTCCAACAGTAGGATTGGTTTGCCAAAACTACTCTGGCTTGTTTAGACGTCCACGTGGCATGTATTTCAGTGCCAAAGATAAGGGAGAGATGATGTCAATGATCTTTAACTGGCCTTCTACTCAG GTAGACATGATTGTGCTGACAGATGGAAGCCGTATTCTTGGCCTTGGCGATCTTGGAGTTCAGGGGATAGGTATACCAATTGGCAAACTTGACATGTACGTAGCAGCTGCTGGTATCAACCCACAAAGA GTGCTCCCAGTCATGCTTGACGTTGGTACCAACAATCAGAAGCTTCTGGAAGACCCTCTTT ATCTTGGGCTGCGACAACCTAGGCTGGAAGGAGAAGAATATTTGTCAATAGTTGATGAATTTGTGGAAGCTGTTCATGCTCGTTGGCCAAAGGCTGTTGTGCAG TTTGAGGATTTTCAAGCAAAGTGGGCTTTTGAGACACTGGATCGCTATCGGAAAAAGTTTTGCATGTTCAATGATGACATACAG GGAACAGCCGGTGTTGCTCTTGCTGGGCTATTAGGAACTGTTAGGGCACAGGGCCGGCCATTGACTGATTTTGCCAATCAAAAGATAGTGGTAGTCGGAGCAGGAAG TGCGGGGCTTGGTGTTCTTAAGATGGCATTACAAGCTGTTTCAAGAATGGGTGGATCATCAGCAGATCCCCACTTTTTTCTTCTGGATAAAAAT GGTCTTATCACGAAACATAGGAAAGATATTGATCTAGCAGCATTACCATTTGCTAAAGCCCAACATGAGATTGAGGAGTTAGGACTACAGGAGGGAGCAGGTCTCCTTGAAGTG GTAAAAAAGGTGAAGCCTCATGTGCTTCTTGGTTTGTCAGGAGTTGGAGGTATATTTCATGAGGAG GTGCTGAGGGCCATGCGAGAGTCAGATTCTGTTAGACCTGCTATTTTTGCCATGTCAAATCCCACAAACAATG CTGAATGCTGCCCTCTTGATGCTTTCAAGCTTGCTGGGGAAAAAATTGTTTTTGCTAGTGGGAGTCCCTTTGCAAATGTTGATCTAG GGAATGGTAAGATAGGCCATGTAAATCAAGCGAATAACATGTATCTCTTCCCTGG CATTGGTCTGGGAGCTCTTCTCTCTGGCGCTCGAAACATAAGTGATACAATGTTAGAAGCAGCTGCTGAGTG CCTCGCTTCTTACATGTCAGATGAcgaaatcaaaagaggaattttGTATCCATCCATTAACGA TATTCGGGATATTACAGCAGAGGTTGGAGCTGCTGTTTTACGGGCTGCTGTAGCTGAAGACCTGGCAGAAGGTCACGGTGATGTTGGGGCAAGAGAGTTGCAGCATATGTCAAAG GAGGAGTCCATTGAATACGTGAGAAGTAATATGTGGTACCCTGTCTATGGTCCTCTTGTTCATGATTAG
- the LOC104093686 gene encoding short-chain dehydrogenase/reductase 2b-like yields MAEASNFLATQRIAVVTGANKGIGLEICIQLASKGIVVILTARDEIKGAEAIDILKKCGLSDYVIFHKLDVTDPSSIAQLKDFIKARFGKLDILVNNAAVIGVLMDKDVTITSPEQDLFVEKIKVATQTYDVAEECLKTNYYGPKQMIQELLPLLQSSDSPRIVNVSSFAGKLEHVRNEWAVGV; encoded by the exons ATGGCAGAAGCTTCAAACTTCCTGGCAACTCAAAG GATTGCAGTTGTGACTGGAGCCAACAAAGGAATAGGACTAGAAATATGTATACAGCTAGCTTCAAAGGGGATAGTGGTGATCTTAACAGCTAGAGATGAAATAAAAGGGGCTGAAGCTATTGATATACTAAAGAAGTGTGGCCTATCTGATTATGTTATTTTTCATAAGCTTGATGTGACTGACCCTTCTAGTATTGCACAACTCAAAGATTTCATCAAAGCCAGGTTTGGCAAGCTTGATATCTTG GTGAATAATGCAGCAGTTATTGGAGTGCTTATGGATAAAGATGTTACAATTACAAGTCCAGAA CAAGACTTATTCGTTGAGAAGATAAAGGTAGCAACTCAAACTTATGATGTAGCTGAAGAATGTCTAAAAACAAACTACTATGGGCCAAAACAGATGATTCAAGAATTATTACCTCTACTTCAAAGTTCTGATTCACCTCGTATTGTCAATGTCTCCTCCTTTGCTGGAAAGTTAGAG CATGTACGCAATGAATGGGCTGTAGGAGTGTAA
- the LOC104093685 gene encoding large ribosomal subunit protein uL14mz isoform X2: protein MAASSSSRLVRVGRSLFSGLCNNPDGLIRSTREMTCNHLLQQQRTFIQMRTNLKVVDNSGAKRVMCIQALKGKKGARLGDTIVCSVKEAQPGGKVKKGDVHYGVVVRAAMPRGRCDGSEVKFDDNAVVLINKHGEPIGTRVFGPVPHELRKKKHVKILSLAEHIA from the exons ATGGCTGCATCTTCTTCTTCACGGTTGGTTCGTG TGGGCCGTTCATTGTTCAGTGGCCTCTGCAACAATCCTGATGGTTTAATAAGATCAACACGCGAGATGACGTGCAATCATTTGTTACAG CAGCAAAGGACCTTCATACAGATGAGGACGAATCTGAAAGTGGTAGACAATTCAGGTGCAAAGAGAGTGATGTGCATCCAAGCACTGAAGGGCAAGAAAGGAGCAAGATTAGGAGACACAATAGTTTGCTCAGTGAAGGAAGCTCAGCCAGGTGGGAAAGTGAAGAAAGGAGATGTTCATTATGGTGTTGTCGTTCGTGCTGCTATGCCAAGGGGCCGCTGTGATGGGAGCGAAGTAAAGTTTGATGACAATGCTGTGGTGCTTATCAACAAGCATGGTGAACCGATTGGAACCAGAGTTTTTGGTCCAGTGCCCCATGAGTTGAGGAAAAAGAAGCATGTTAAGATTCTTAGTCTTGCAGAGCATATTGCCTAA